One window from the genome of Nicotiana sylvestris chromosome 9, ASM39365v2, whole genome shotgun sequence encodes:
- the LOC104217738 gene encoding dnaJ protein ERDJ3B-like: MAHGRSKLILLLCCLSYTLSIAIAAKSYYDILQVPKGASDEQIKRAYRKLALKYHPDKNPGNEEANTKFAEINNAYEVLSDSEKKNIYDRYGEEGLKQHAASGGGRGAGMNIQDIFSQFFGGGSMEEEEEKIVKGDDVIVDLDATLEDLYNGGSLKVWREKNILKPAPGKRQCNCRNEVYHRQIGPGMFQQMTEQVCDQCPNVKFEREGYHITVDIEKGMQDGQEVVFYEDGEPKIDGEPGDLKFRIRTAPHDQFKREGNDLRTTVTITLVQALVGFEKTIKHLDDHLVDISSKGITKPKEVRKFKGKGMPLHFSNKKGDLYVKFEVLFPTSLTEDQKKQIKEILG, encoded by the exons ATGGCGCATGGAAGATCAAAGTTGATCCTCTTGTTGTGTTGTTTATCATACACTTTATCAATTGCCATTGCAGC GAAAAGTTACTATGATATATTGCAAGTTCCAAAAGGTGCTTCAGATGAACAGATTAAACGCGCTTATCGGAAGCTTGCATTAAAGTATCACCCCGATAAAAACCCGGGAAATGAGGAGGCTAACACGAAATTCGCTGAAATCAATAATG CTTATGAAGTGCTGTCAGACAGTGAAAAGAAGAATATATACGACAGGTATGGAGAAGAGGGTCTTAAACAACACGCTGCTAGCGGAGGAGGCAGAGGTGCTGGAATGAACATTCAAGACATATTTAGCCA GTTTTTTGGTGGGGGCTCAATGGAGGAGGAGGAAGAGAAGATTGTGAAAGGTGATGATGTAATTGTTGATTTGGATGCAACATTGGAAGACTTATACAATGGGGGCTCCTTAAAG GTTTGGAGGGAGAAAAACATATTAAAGCCGGCACCGGGCAAGAGGCAGTGCAACTGCCGAAACGAAGTATATCATCGACAAATCGGTCCAGGAATGTTTCAGCAGATGACTGAGCAG GTCTGTGACCAATGCCCCAACGTGAAGTTTGAAAGGGAGGGCTACCACATTACTGTGGATATTGAGAAAGGAATGCAAGATGGTCAG GAAGTGGTCTTTTATGAGGATGGTGAGCCTAAGATAGATGGTGAACCTGGAGACCTGAAG TTCCGCATCCGCACAGCTCCTCATGACCAGTTCAAAAGAGAAGGAAACGACCTTCGCACCACTGTTACTATAACTCTG GTGCAAGCTCTGGTTGGTTTTGAGAAGACCATTAAACATCTCGATGATCATCTGGTGGATATTAGTTCAAAG GGAATCACTAAACCGAAGGAAGTGAGAAAGTTTAAAGGCAAAGGGATGCCACTGCATTTTAGTAACAAGAAGGGTGATTTATATGTTAAATTTGAGGTTCTTTTCCCCACATCATTGACGGAGGACCAGAAGAAACAGATCAAGGAAATTCTTGGCTAA